The following proteins are co-located in the Polystyrenella longa genome:
- the rph gene encoding ribonuclease PH, producing MRIDGRAVDQLRPITIQRPFTSAAAGSVLISAGETSVLCTASLDMSVPPWKSQDDLTGWVTAEYNMLPGSTTPRKRRERTKIDGRTSEIQRLIGRSLRAIVDLEALGRRSILVDCDVLKADGGTRTLSLTGAYIALADAASQLEPAEGVDRPILKDSVAAISVGVINGEVLLDLNYHEDFAADVDTNVVMTGSGEFVEVQGTAEGQAFSRELLDRQLDLATKGIEELTRLQRETLAG from the coding sequence ATGAGAATTGACGGTCGAGCGGTCGATCAATTGCGACCCATCACCATTCAGCGTCCTTTCACTTCAGCAGCCGCGGGAAGTGTCTTAATTTCCGCCGGGGAAACCTCCGTCCTCTGTACTGCCAGTCTGGACATGTCCGTTCCTCCCTGGAAAAGTCAGGACGATCTTACGGGTTGGGTCACCGCCGAATATAACATGCTGCCCGGCAGTACCACGCCCCGTAAACGCCGTGAACGTACTAAGATCGATGGACGTACCAGCGAGATTCAACGCCTCATAGGACGTAGCCTCCGCGCCATTGTCGATCTCGAAGCCCTCGGACGTCGTTCCATCCTGGTCGATTGCGATGTCCTCAAAGCGGACGGGGGAACACGCACTCTCAGTCTGACTGGTGCTTATATTGCCCTGGCCGATGCTGCCTCTCAGCTCGAACCGGCCGAAGGAGTTGATCGTCCAATCCTTAAAGACTCGGTCGCCGCTATCAGCGTGGGAGTCATCAATGGGGAAGTCCTGCTCGACCTCAATTACCACGAAGACTTCGCCGCCGATGTCGACACGAATGTCGTCATGACCGGCTCCGGTGAATTCGTAGAAGTGCAGGGCACCGCTGAAGGTCAAGCATTCTCCCGCGAACTCCTCGACCGCCAACTCGATCTGGCGACTAAAGGAATCGAAGAACTCACCCGATTACAACGGGAAACACTCGCCGGTTGA
- a CDS encoding NAD(P)(+) transhydrogenase (Re/Si-specific) subunit beta, whose protein sequence is MSMELTNIIYMVAAVLFILGLKGLTHPKTAVRGNMYGSAAMFLAVVVTLFLGGMNYWVIFAGLAVGAVIGVIFAMKIQMTAMPQLVALFNGFGGAASFLVAGATLSFATDADLNVPNLTATALSGLIGAVTFSGSLIAFGKLQELKFIKDVRFDNQQLINACLAIGSILFGVLMVLVPQYAGLFYVLMCLLALALGVLLVIFIGGADMPVVISLLNSYSGLAASAAGFVLGNTVLIIAGSLVGASGLILTRIMCVAMNRSLTNVLFGKMQASGESASADEVYVNVKSTSPEEVSMLLDVCEKVLIVPGYGMAVAQAQHAVRDLTNELTSRGVKVEFGIHPVAGRMPGHMNVLLAEADIPYEILREADDVNSEMEQFDMAIVLGANDVVNPLARTDPNSPIAGMPIIDVDKAKTVVVIKRSLSPGFAGIPNPLFSADNAQMLYGDGKQAVVEITKALQEG, encoded by the coding sequence ATGTCGATGGAATTAACTAACATTATTTATATGGTTGCTGCTGTCCTGTTCATCCTCGGGTTGAAAGGACTGACACATCCGAAAACCGCTGTTCGCGGGAATATGTACGGTTCTGCCGCCATGTTTCTGGCGGTGGTGGTGACGTTGTTCCTGGGCGGGATGAATTACTGGGTCATCTTTGCCGGTCTGGCTGTCGGTGCTGTTATCGGTGTCATCTTCGCGATGAAAATCCAGATGACGGCCATGCCTCAACTGGTAGCGCTGTTCAACGGGTTTGGTGGCGCCGCTTCCTTTCTGGTGGCGGGTGCGACTTTGAGTTTTGCCACTGATGCTGACTTAAACGTTCCAAATCTGACAGCGACGGCGTTGTCTGGTTTGATCGGTGCAGTGACCTTCTCCGGTTCGCTGATTGCCTTCGGGAAGTTGCAGGAACTTAAGTTCATCAAAGATGTTCGATTTGATAACCAACAACTGATCAATGCTTGTCTGGCCATCGGGTCCATTCTGTTTGGTGTGTTGATGGTATTGGTGCCGCAATACGCAGGTCTGTTTTATGTTCTGATGTGCCTGCTGGCATTGGCGCTGGGCGTGCTGCTCGTCATCTTTATTGGTGGAGCGGATATGCCAGTGGTTATTTCACTCTTGAACAGCTATTCCGGTCTAGCTGCTTCGGCTGCCGGGTTTGTGCTGGGGAATACCGTACTGATTATCGCAGGCTCACTGGTCGGTGCCTCGGGTTTGATTCTGACTCGCATCATGTGTGTTGCAATGAATAGATCGTTGACGAATGTGCTGTTTGGTAAAATGCAAGCAAGTGGGGAATCTGCTTCCGCAGATGAAGTTTACGTCAACGTGAAATCCACCTCGCCCGAGGAGGTGTCGATGCTGCTTGATGTTTGCGAAAAAGTATTGATCGTCCCAGGATACGGAATGGCGGTCGCTCAGGCTCAACATGCCGTGCGCGATTTGACCAACGAACTGACTTCGCGTGGTGTGAAAGTCGAATTCGGTATTCACCCCGTGGCTGGTCGTATGCCGGGACATATGAACGTCCTGCTGGCCGAAGCCGACATTCCCTATGAGATTCTGCGGGAAGCGGACGATGTGAATAGCGAGATGGAACAATTTGATATGGCGATCGTTCTCGGTGCGAATGACGTGGTTAACCCACTCGCCCGGACCGACCCTAACAGTCCCATCGCCGGGATGCCGATCATTGATGTCGACAAGGCGAAAACGGTCGTCGTTATCAAACGGTCTCTTTCCCCCGGTTTCGCCGGAATTCCTAACCCGCTCTTTTCTGCTGACAACGCTCAGATGCTGTATGGCGACGGAAAGCAAGCGGTGGTCGAAATTACCAAGGCGTTGCAGGAAGGGTAA
- a CDS encoding sigma-54-dependent transcriptional regulator, protein MSNVLIVDDEPAICWALEQALQDAGHSVYTAASAEEALELTEQKTGETDSAIQVTPDVVMMDVRLPGIDGVAAMNRLRAQGPQTPVIIMTAFGNLDTAIRAINNGAFEYLTKPFDLDQAVEVIRRALQSTETESVEKTSAEKVSPGEFLIGKSAPMQDVFRKIALVAENDVPVLITGESGTGKELVATAVHRYSSRSEQPFVPVCVPAMSEALVESELFGHVQGAFTGAEKQRTGLLTLAHQGSAFFDEIGDIALSTQVKLLRVLENRQVTAVGSNQSQASDFRLIAATNRSLEDQVAKGDFREDLFYRLNVFRIELPPLRERREDIPLLAQHFLDQLNSPRNRWLSKRTLAELSRREWYGNVRELKNVIDHAAIVNRSEVIEPEDLPQPSQKLSNIESSQPETLTKAVQNWIDDRLQTEETEGTTGKIYESFLDKAESILLERTLKSTGGNRQEAARRLGIHRQTLREKLKRYDIK, encoded by the coding sequence ATGAGCAACGTATTGATCGTAGATGATGAACCGGCTATCTGTTGGGCACTGGAACAGGCATTACAAGATGCCGGACACTCAGTCTACACGGCGGCCTCTGCCGAAGAAGCGCTGGAACTGACGGAACAGAAAACGGGAGAAACAGATTCAGCGATTCAGGTGACGCCCGATGTGGTGATGATGGATGTCCGTCTTCCGGGAATTGATGGCGTTGCGGCGATGAATCGACTTCGCGCCCAGGGGCCGCAGACTCCGGTCATTATCATGACCGCGTTTGGAAATCTGGATACCGCCATTCGTGCGATTAATAACGGGGCGTTTGAGTACCTGACCAAACCGTTTGATCTGGATCAGGCGGTGGAAGTGATTCGGAGGGCGCTGCAGTCGACAGAGACAGAGTCTGTAGAGAAAACGTCGGCGGAAAAAGTCTCTCCCGGAGAGTTTCTTATCGGCAAATCGGCTCCGATGCAGGATGTCTTTCGGAAGATTGCACTTGTCGCTGAAAACGATGTTCCCGTCTTGATCACCGGAGAAAGTGGGACAGGCAAAGAATTGGTGGCGACTGCCGTTCACCGTTACAGTTCCCGAAGCGAACAACCTTTTGTCCCCGTCTGTGTACCGGCAATGAGTGAAGCGTTAGTCGAAAGTGAACTGTTCGGTCACGTGCAGGGCGCCTTTACTGGAGCCGAAAAACAGCGGACCGGTTTATTGACTCTCGCTCATCAGGGAAGTGCGTTTTTTGACGAGATCGGTGACATTGCACTTTCGACCCAGGTCAAACTTCTTCGAGTTCTGGAGAACAGACAGGTGACTGCCGTGGGATCGAATCAGTCGCAGGCTTCGGACTTTCGGCTGATTGCCGCGACGAATCGATCACTGGAAGATCAGGTGGCCAAGGGAGATTTTCGCGAGGATCTTTTCTATCGGCTGAACGTCTTTCGTATCGAGCTTCCACCGCTACGGGAACGTCGCGAAGATATTCCACTGCTTGCCCAGCATTTTCTAGATCAACTTAATTCACCGCGAAATCGCTGGTTGTCAAAACGGACTTTAGCGGAGTTGAGCCGCCGGGAATGGTATGGCAATGTGCGTGAGTTAAAGAATGTCATTGACCATGCGGCCATCGTTAATCGTTCGGAAGTGATTGAACCGGAGGATCTGCCGCAACCGAGTCAGAAACTCTCCAACATTGAAAGTTCTCAACCGGAAACTTTGACGAAGGCGGTGCAGAACTGGATCGACGATCGTCTGCAGACTGAAGAGACCGAGGGAACAACTGGAAAGATCTACGAATCATTTCTTGATAAAGCAGAATCGATCCTGTTGGAACGCACTCTGAAATCAACTGGCGGAAATCGTCAGGAAGCGGCGCGACGATTGGGCATCCATCGTCAGACGCTGCGTGAAAAATTAAAGCGGTACGACATCAAATAA
- a CDS encoding NAD(P) transhydrogenase subunit alpha has product MEYTLLLTIFLLAVFVGFEIITKVPPTLHTPLMSGSNAISGITLVGALLTIKMDYGWFAQTLGFLAVVLATVNAVGGFMVTHRMLEMFRKKKG; this is encoded by the coding sequence ATGGAATACACATTGCTGCTGACGATTTTTCTACTGGCAGTTTTTGTCGGTTTTGAAATTATCACCAAGGTTCCTCCGACTTTGCACACCCCGCTGATGTCCGGATCGAACGCGATTTCGGGGATCACCCTCGTGGGGGCGTTGCTGACGATTAAAATGGATTATGGCTGGTTCGCCCAGACACTCGGTTTCCTTGCTGTTGTGCTGGCCACGGTGAATGCCGTCGGCGGGTTCATGGTCACCCATCGTATGCTCGAAATGTTTCGCAAGAAGAAAGGGTGA
- a CDS encoding Re/Si-specific NAD(P)(+) transhydrogenase subunit alpha, whose protein sequence is MSDMTPSLTTGVPRETLDGESRVALVPATAQALIKQGYQVQIETGAGLAAGYLDEAYTNAGATIVSNRSELFSNSDIILQVRAAGANSDNYSQDLDLLSSGKVVIAHCEPLAEPEAFRGYADKGVTLFALELLPRITRAQSMDVLSSMATIAGYKAVLIAANALPRMFPMMMTAAGTLKPAKVFIIGAGVAGLQAIATAKRLGAVVSAYDLRPAVKEQVESLGGKFVEMELDTGTSEQKGGYAKEMGEEFYRKQREMMSKVIAESDVVITTAAVPGKKSPILVTAEMVQGMKPGTVIVDLACEKGGNCELTVNGQTIDSNGVKIIGPKNITSTIPDHASEMYSKNITTFLKNLVADGAVNINMEDEIIADTLITREGEIVQPRVREILGMTAAETVTEESAPVETSTSETSPSETNDERTSE, encoded by the coding sequence ATGTCCGATATGACACCCAGCTTGACGACAGGTGTCCCCAGGGAGACGCTCGACGGGGAAAGCCGAGTAGCCCTCGTGCCCGCGACCGCACAGGCATTGATCAAGCAAGGTTACCAGGTACAAATCGAAACAGGCGCCGGACTGGCGGCAGGATATCTGGACGAAGCTTATACGAACGCCGGCGCGACCATCGTCAGCAATCGATCCGAGCTTTTTTCCAACAGTGATATCATTCTGCAGGTACGCGCGGCCGGCGCGAATTCGGACAACTATTCACAGGACCTGGATTTGCTCTCCTCTGGGAAAGTGGTCATCGCTCATTGTGAACCATTGGCCGAACCGGAAGCATTCCGAGGATACGCGGACAAAGGGGTCACCTTGTTCGCTCTCGAATTGTTGCCCCGTATTACCCGGGCGCAGAGCATGGACGTGCTTTCGTCTATGGCAACGATTGCGGGATACAAAGCGGTTCTGATTGCAGCGAACGCCCTTCCCCGCATGTTCCCCATGATGATGACGGCGGCGGGAACACTCAAACCGGCGAAGGTGTTTATTATCGGTGCCGGCGTCGCGGGTCTGCAGGCGATTGCGACAGCCAAACGGCTGGGCGCCGTTGTTTCCGCTTACGACCTTCGTCCCGCAGTAAAAGAACAAGTGGAAAGTCTCGGCGGTAAATTCGTCGAGATGGAACTCGATACCGGAACCTCTGAGCAAAAAGGGGGCTACGCCAAAGAGATGGGCGAAGAGTTCTATCGCAAACAACGCGAGATGATGAGCAAGGTCATCGCCGAATCCGATGTGGTCATTACCACGGCAGCGGTTCCCGGTAAGAAGTCTCCCATTCTGGTGACCGCAGAGATGGTCCAGGGAATGAAACCGGGGACGGTCATTGTCGACCTTGCCTGTGAAAAAGGAGGCAACTGCGAACTGACCGTCAACGGACAGACGATCGACTCCAACGGAGTCAAAATCATTGGACCGAAGAACATCACTTCGACAATCCCCGACCATGCCAGCGAGATGTACTCCAAGAACATCACCACGTTCCTCAAAAATCTGGTTGCTGACGGAGCGGTGAATATCAACATGGAGGACGAGATCATCGCGGATACATTAATCACCCGCGAAGGAGAGATTGTTCAACCCCGCGTTCGTGAAATTCTGGGAATGACCGCTGCTGAAACCGTGACTGAAGAATCGGCGCCGGTAGAAACATCGACCTCGGAAACATCCCCTTCAGAAACGAATGACGAGCGTACCAGCGAATAG
- a CDS encoding DUF1570 domain-containing protein, with protein sequence MLMAFGWCVPRAQADSLVEMTVGKSKESYQGRVEGQNQKFCWLMGQDGILHQVPLKEVTNFRRVSPQFKCLSTLQMKSNLYREFGRDYEIATSAHYVTVAPPGRASTYAKMFDLVYRQFFNYFKIRGMNLEQPEFTMVSIVFPDEKSFVEYCKRDGVRYSQGLRGYYQPRTNRVALFIPDDRLSFKTSANSRPAPDLSQQLLGTGSDFPTTTSFQQPNYYANLVAVDDELRNTIIHEGTHQVAFNMNLHSRLGDNPRWIVEGLATVFESPGVRNSSRVTSDKLNSERFLWFKDYAESRRPDQSLPQFIVSDDLFQSSSLDAYSEAWALSFYLLETRPRQYVDYLKRVSTRSNGRLYTPDERLTDFQEVIHHSLPKVEMDYLRFHAKLKR encoded by the coding sequence ATGCTCATGGCATTCGGTTGGTGTGTTCCTAGAGCGCAGGCCGATAGTCTGGTCGAAATGACCGTGGGAAAATCCAAAGAGTCCTATCAGGGACGCGTTGAAGGTCAGAACCAGAAATTCTGCTGGCTAATGGGCCAGGATGGAATACTGCATCAGGTCCCTCTTAAAGAAGTCACCAACTTTCGCCGTGTCTCTCCACAATTCAAATGTTTATCCACGCTACAGATGAAATCAAATCTGTATCGGGAATTCGGACGCGATTATGAAATCGCCACCAGCGCCCACTACGTTACCGTCGCTCCACCCGGCCGAGCATCCACCTACGCGAAAATGTTCGACCTGGTATACCGCCAGTTTTTTAACTACTTTAAAATCCGTGGCATGAATCTTGAACAACCCGAGTTCACGATGGTGAGTATTGTCTTTCCGGATGAGAAAAGTTTCGTTGAATACTGCAAACGGGATGGAGTTCGCTACAGCCAGGGCCTGCGAGGATATTATCAACCTCGAACAAATCGAGTCGCACTCTTCATTCCCGATGATCGACTCTCCTTCAAAACATCTGCCAACAGCCGTCCCGCTCCCGATCTCAGCCAGCAATTACTTGGAACCGGTTCCGATTTCCCGACGACCACGTCCTTCCAACAGCCCAATTACTATGCGAACCTTGTCGCGGTCGACGATGAACTGCGTAACACCATCATCCATGAAGGAACCCATCAGGTGGCCTTCAACATGAACCTGCATTCCCGGTTGGGTGATAACCCCCGCTGGATTGTCGAAGGATTAGCGACTGTTTTTGAATCCCCCGGTGTCCGGAATTCCTCTCGCGTGACTTCCGACAAACTGAACAGCGAACGGTTCCTCTGGTTCAAGGATTACGCCGAAAGTCGACGACCAGATCAGTCGCTGCCTCAATTCATCGTCTCGGACGATCTCTTCCAATCCTCCTCTCTGGATGCTTACAGCGAAGCATGGGCCCTCAGCTTTTATCTGCTGGAAACTCGTCCTCGTCAGTATGTCGATTATCTGAAACGAGTCAGCACTCGCAGTAACGGTCGACTTTATACGCCTGATGAACGTCTGACCGACTTCCAGGAAGTCATCCACCACAGCCTGCCCAAGGTGGAAATGGATTACCTTCGCTTTCACGCCAAGCTGAAACGCTAA
- a CDS encoding GTPase has protein sequence MNQPTSSTPMATLLTPRGRGAVATIACRNGMSLLDDYAATLFRPVNGKPMSKQKIDQVLFGHWGELAPEEVVVCRTNAEEVEIHCHGGHAAVERVLGDLTNAGFTVVPWQEFQSATMSPFEAELNSALAQARTTKTASLLLQQRENLPREIDAILAEIKLLEAGTSSDSQAVLARLQKLRDSYDLGRHLTEPFQVVLAGRPNVGKSSLINALVGYERAIVFDQPGTTRDAVRTETAFGGWPVELTDTAGLRLTDDQLESAGIARARAALQQADLGLLLFDSTQPLSDEDRDLINTQESKIIIAHKSDLSEPAEELASYNPIRVSSVTGEGLEELMTRVQETLVPVEPGDGDCLVFTERQRRMLETVCENGNTVALADRVKLMATFSKS, from the coding sequence ATGAATCAACCCACTTCTTCAACGCCGATGGCGACCTTACTCACCCCGCGAGGCCGAGGAGCGGTGGCGACGATTGCGTGCCGGAATGGAATGAGTTTGTTGGATGACTATGCCGCAACCTTGTTCCGTCCCGTGAACGGGAAGCCGATGTCAAAGCAGAAGATTGACCAGGTCCTGTTCGGTCACTGGGGAGAACTCGCTCCCGAGGAAGTCGTCGTCTGCAGAACGAATGCAGAGGAAGTCGAAATCCATTGTCACGGTGGCCATGCGGCGGTCGAACGGGTGTTGGGCGATTTGACGAATGCCGGGTTCACTGTGGTACCGTGGCAAGAATTTCAATCGGCGACGATGTCTCCCTTCGAAGCGGAACTCAACAGTGCTTTGGCCCAGGCACGAACAACGAAAACAGCCAGTCTGTTACTACAGCAAAGAGAAAACCTGCCTCGCGAAATCGACGCCATCCTGGCGGAAATCAAATTGCTGGAAGCGGGTACCAGCAGCGATTCTCAAGCGGTGCTCGCCCGCCTGCAGAAACTTCGCGACAGTTATGACCTGGGCCGCCATTTGACGGAACCGTTTCAGGTGGTGCTAGCAGGTCGCCCGAATGTAGGAAAGTCGAGTTTGATCAACGCCCTGGTGGGATATGAGCGGGCCATTGTCTTTGATCAACCTGGCACGACCCGCGACGCCGTCCGCACGGAAACCGCCTTCGGAGGTTGGCCGGTGGAGTTAACCGACACGGCCGGTTTACGTCTGACGGACGATCAACTCGAATCGGCGGGCATCGCCCGCGCCCGCGCGGCGCTGCAGCAGGCTGACCTGGGGTTACTGCTATTCGACAGCACCCAACCCCTCAGCGATGAAGACCGCGACCTGATCAACACGCAGGAATCCAAAATCATCATCGCCCACAAAAGCGACCTGTCCGAACCGGCCGAAGAACTCGCCAGCTACAACCCAATCCGCGTCTCATCCGTCACCGGCGAAGGTCTGGAAGAACTGATGACCCGCGTGCAGGAAACACTGGTGCCGGTGGAACCGGGGGATGGGGATTGTTTGGTGTTCACGGAACGGCAGCGGCGGATGTTAGAGACAGTGTGCGAGAATGGAAATACTGTCGCTTTGGCAGATAGGGTTAAACTGATGGCGACCTTTTCAAAGTCGTGA
- a CDS encoding type III pantothenate kinase, which yields MAGIVSFFRTAYRKSDKVNERVIAIDAGNSRIKIGLLDRTAPTGNRPACHRDLVVPLGEPVPFDQLTNWVKQSEVPVVQVLLSGSNPPVIEEISALCEQHHLPEPCQVSRQLPLQIHVDFPDKVGMDRLLNAIGINAARPAERPAIVVSCGTACTVDLIDGAGVFCGGSILPGFEMSAKALHHYTALLPRIPVEELSEAPSNGLGKNTRAALQSGLFWGQVGAVRELIQQLSESLGAHQATPDVYLTGGGANLLSTQFPDAILEPHLTLYGIVLSALHQRSGHP from the coding sequence ATGGCTGGAATCGTTTCTTTTTTTAGAACCGCCTACAGAAAGTCAGACAAGGTGAACGAGCGGGTGATCGCCATCGATGCGGGTAACAGCCGAATTAAAATCGGGCTGCTCGATCGAACTGCGCCCACAGGCAACCGCCCTGCTTGTCACAGAGATCTGGTGGTTCCTCTGGGGGAACCGGTTCCATTTGACCAGCTGACCAATTGGGTGAAGCAATCTGAAGTTCCCGTCGTACAGGTTTTGCTTTCCGGATCGAACCCGCCCGTCATTGAAGAAATCTCGGCCCTTTGCGAACAGCACCATTTGCCGGAACCGTGTCAAGTATCGCGTCAGCTGCCGCTCCAGATCCATGTCGACTTTCCAGACAAAGTGGGGATGGATCGATTGCTCAATGCCATCGGTATCAACGCCGCCCGTCCCGCCGAGCGACCGGCCATTGTGGTCAGTTGCGGTACCGCCTGCACGGTCGATTTGATTGATGGTGCGGGCGTGTTCTGTGGTGGTTCGATTCTACCGGGGTTCGAAATGTCGGCCAAAGCCCTGCATCATTACACCGCCTTGCTTCCGAGGATCCCGGTGGAAGAATTATCGGAAGCCCCTTCTAATGGTCTGGGTAAGAATACCCGAGCGGCCTTACAAAGTGGTCTCTTCTGGGGACAGGTAGGAGCCGTGAGAGAGTTGATTCAGCAGTTGTCCGAGTCTCTCGGCGCACATCAGGCGACTCCCGACGTCTACCTGACGGGTGGTGGTGCCAACCTCCTCTCGACGCAGTTTCCAGATGCGATTCTTGAACCGCATTTGACGTTGTACGGCATCGTCCTATCCGCATTGCACCAACGAAGTGGGCATCCCTAA